From one Solanum stenotomum isolate F172 chromosome 12, ASM1918654v1, whole genome shotgun sequence genomic stretch:
- the LOC125848110 gene encoding protein GID8 homolog: MEAMSTEKKLITRDDWEKRLNDVKIRKEDTDRLVMNFLVTEGYAEAAEKFKIESGTEPEIDLATIKDRMAVNKAVQSGNVEDAIVMVNDLNPEILDTNPQLFFHLQQQRLIELIRNGKVEEALEFAQEELAPMGEENQSFLEDLEKTVALLAFEDVSKCPAGELLDVSQRLKTASEVNAAILTSQNHEKDPKLPSLLKMLIWVQDQLDEKVYYPRITNLSTAALENPAV; this comes from the exons ATGGAAGCCATG TCCACggaaaagaaattaattacGAGAGATGATTGGGAGAAGAGGCTAAATGATGtaaagattagaaaagaagatacAGATAGATTGGTAATGAATTTTCTAGTTACAGAGGGTTATGCAGAAGCTGCAGAGAAGTTCAAAATAGAATCAGGGACGGAAC CTGAGATAGATCTTGCTACCATCAAGGACCGGATGGCTGTAAATAAGGCTGTGCAGTCTGGTAATGTGGAGGATGCAATCGTGATGGTTAACGATTTGAATCCCGAG ATATTAGATACGAATCCCCAACTCTTTTTCCATCTCCAACAGCAAAGGCTGATAGAATTGATAAGGAATGGAAAGGTTGAAGAAGCTTTGGAGTTTGCTCAAGAGGAACTAGCTCCAATGGGAGAAGAAAAT CAAAGCTTCTTAGAAGATTTGGAGAAAACTGTTGCATTGCTAGCTTTCGAAGATGTATCTAAATGCCCAGCTGGAGAGCTTCTAGATGTATCCCAACGCTTAAAGACCGCAAGCGAAGTAAATGCGGCAATTCTCACCAGCCAAAATCATGAAAAGG ATCCGAAGCTTCCAAGCCTATTGAAGATGTTGATATGGGTACAGGACCAGCTTGATGAAAAAGTTTATTACCCTCGCATAACCAATCTGTCGACTGCAGCACTTGAAAATCCTGCTGTCTAA